CAATAAAATAAAAGCATCCTTTTGGTTATCTTTAGTAGAAGATCCGGCACAATCAGATGTCGCCGTTGAACAATCATTCATGCCCTTTTTAACTATGCCATAGCATTTCTCAGTACTCGAATCCTCAGCCATCGCGGTATTCGATGCGATAAGAATTAAAAAAGCACTAAAGGTGGATTGTATCAATTTCTCCTTCAATGACATGGATAATCTCCTTGATTATAGTCAATTGAAACTTAATATCAGAATAACAATAAAAACATAGTAAACTTATTTAATGAATAAATGAATGCAAATAATCATATGCTTTTTTAGCATACTCCAAAGGATGAGCTTTTCCCGGATCCTGCTCTGCCTCCACTATCATCCACCCTTTAAAATGATGTTTTTGAAGCCCTGCCCATATGGGTATAAAATCAATTGCCCCATCACCAGGCACAGTAAATACTCCAGCTCTTACAGCATCCATAAAACTGAGTTTTTCCCCTTCAACTCGTCTCAAAACCTCAGTGCGAATATCTTTCAGATGAACATACAAAATACGATCACCATACTTATCTATCAAATTAACCGGCTCTATTCCTGAAAAAGCAGCATGGCCAGTATCCAATAATAGAGAAACCAATTTTGGACTGGTATTAGTCATTAAAAAATCAATGTCTTTCTCCCAAAATACACCAGTCCCTGCATGGTAATGATAAACAATCTTCATATTGAAGTCGTAAGCAATTCGACCTAATGTATGCAGCCCTTGAATCAATAAACTCCATTGCTCTTCAGTAAATCGCGGGATATGGGTACTTAATATTGGTAAATCAGTGCCTTGAATAGCGTGCCCACATTCACAAACATTAACAAATGATGCGCCCAATGCGCGCATAAAACTTAAATGTTCAATAAATCTTGATACGGTTTTTTCATAGGCATTAGGCTCAGTAAAATAAGTACTAAACCATGAACTCGATAATTGTAAACCTCGTTGCTGCAAAGCAGCTTTTAATGTACTTGCATCGCGTGGGTATTTATTCCCCAACTCAGTGCCAGAATAGCCTGCCATAGCCATTTCGTTAATACATTGCTCAAAACTAATGTCTTTACCTAAATTCGGATCATCATCATTGCACCAATTAATTGGTGCGATACCAAGTTGAATACTCATCTTCACTTCCATCTTCAATATTGTCTAACTGTTTCAATTTGCTCTCGCATCATTTGGTAAGCTTTACTCACTGATTCTGATTGAGATACCTCAGCAACTCCAACCCGCCACCAAGTCTTATATCCTTGACTCATGGTCTTTGGTAATACAGGAAGAACAATAACCGTACTATTTTCCTGTTTTTTTGCTGAGTCTAATGTAGTCCGGAATTGCTCATAGGATTTAACAAAATAAGTAGCTGCCCCCAATCCCTCTGCGTACTTACAAAAATCTATGGGTAAATAATCGCCATTTAAAGCATTAGTAGTTGGCTCCCTATAACGAAATTCATTACCAAAACCAAGACTACCATTCCCTTCCTGTAAATTTCTAATGCACTGAAATCCATGGTTATCAAAAATGAGAATTGTAATTTTCTTGCGTTCCTGGATGGCAGTTAAAAGCTCTGAATGCATCATGACAAAACTGCCATCTCCAACTAAAACATAGACCTCTCCTTCCTGATATTCTTTTGCAATACGTACTCCTAGACCCGCTGCAACCTCATATCCCATACAGGAATAAGCGTACTCCAAATGATAATCTTTTGCCTTTTTGGATTGCCAAATTCGATGCAAATCACCTGGCAAACTCCCCGCTGCACTAATTATCACATCCTCTTCAGTAACATACTGATTGAGCAGTCCCAAAACAGTAGTTTGGTGTAACCCAGCCTGCTCTGTAGAATAAGACTGAGTCAATTTATCTAACTCTTGAGCCCATTCATTTTGATAATGACGTATTAACTGCTGGTAAGAGAGAGAGGTTTGATAATCTGCCAGCTCTTTCCCCAATTGCTCCAAACCAGTTT
Above is a genomic segment from Legionella pneumophila subsp. pascullei containing:
- a CDS encoding DUF2282 domain-containing protein, with the protein product MSLKEKLIQSTFSAFLILIASNTAMAEDSSTEKCYGIVKKGMNDCSTATSDCAGSSTKDNQKDAFILLPKGICDKIVGGSLDKGKS
- the iolE gene encoding myo-inosose-2 dehydratase, which gives rise to MEVKMSIQLGIAPINWCNDDDPNLGKDISFEQCINEMAMAGYSGTELGNKYPRDASTLKAALQQRGLQLSSSWFSTYFTEPNAYEKTVSRFIEHLSFMRALGASFVNVCECGHAIQGTDLPILSTHIPRFTEEQWSLLIQGLHTLGRIAYDFNMKIVYHYHAGTGVFWEKDIDFLMTNTSPKLVSLLLDTGHAAFSGIEPVNLIDKYGDRILYVHLKDIRTEVLRRVEGEKLSFMDAVRAGVFTVPGDGAIDFIPIWAGLQKHHFKGWMIVEAEQDPGKAHPLEYAKKAYDYLHSFIH